Proteins from a single region of Fodinibius sp. Rm-B-1B1-1:
- a CDS encoding dodecin family protein: MSLAKVIEVIAEGDTIEQAVENAVKQASETVQNIKNINCENIQAIVTNNSIEKYRVNAKVTFVLGKS, from the coding sequence ATGTCATTAGCCAAAGTAATTGAAGTTATTGCCGAGGGAGATACCATTGAGCAGGCTGTTGAGAATGCAGTTAAGCAAGCTTCTGAAACAGTGCAAAACATCAAGAATATAAATTGCGAAAATATTCAGGCCATTGTTACAAATAATAGCATTGAAAAATATCGAGTGAATGCAAAAGTAACGTTTGTTCTTGGTAAATCCTGA
- the truA gene encoding tRNA pseudouridine(38-40) synthase TruA, translated as MPRYKILIEFEGTRYSGWQKQPNSNTVEEEIESGLSRILPHPVDVIGQGRTDSGVHAEGQVAHFDFPTELDPHKILYALLGVLPHDIAVWDIQQVADDFHARFDATARRYRYQIIRRPAPLKRSFAEMVLDDLDLDAMHNCAQKVQGTHNFDSFTKPDNDNPDSVCEVMESYFTEEDCQLSYHIEANRFVRHMVRRLVGTMLEVGKGKRPVQEFEDMIDKPSKNKNGHGAAAHGLILEKVSYKKS; from the coding sequence ATGCCACGCTATAAGATCTTGATAGAGTTTGAAGGTACTCGTTATAGCGGTTGGCAAAAACAGCCCAACAGCAATACGGTAGAGGAGGAGATTGAATCAGGACTGTCCAGAATTTTGCCGCATCCGGTAGACGTCATCGGTCAGGGCCGTACCGACAGTGGGGTTCATGCTGAAGGGCAAGTTGCCCATTTTGATTTCCCAACTGAACTGGATCCCCATAAAATATTGTATGCTCTGTTAGGAGTGTTACCGCATGATATTGCTGTTTGGGATATTCAGCAGGTTGCGGATGATTTTCATGCCCGTTTTGATGCTACTGCGCGACGTTATCGCTATCAGATTATCCGCCGCCCGGCTCCCTTGAAGCGGTCTTTTGCTGAAATGGTACTTGATGATCTGGATTTGGATGCTATGCACAATTGCGCACAAAAAGTTCAGGGTACGCACAATTTTGATAGCTTTACCAAGCCGGATAATGACAATCCTGATTCGGTATGTGAGGTAATGGAGTCGTATTTTACTGAGGAAGATTGCCAACTTAGTTACCATATCGAAGCCAATCGGTTTGTACGTCACATGGTACGCAGGTTGGTTGGGACAATGTTAGAAGTAGGAAAGGGCAAACGACCAGTTCAGGAATTTGAAGATATGATTGATAAACCCAGTAAAAATAAGAATGGTCATGGGGCCGCGGCACACGGACTGATACTTGAGAAAGTTAGCTACAAAAAAAGCTAA
- a CDS encoding GIY-YIG nuclease family protein: MIRRWHQHRQGKGAKYLQACDPQAVVFIEEHPDRSEACQREYKIKS, from the coding sequence GTGATCAGACGGTGGCATCAGCATAGGCAAGGTAAAGGTGCCAAATACTTGCAAGCTTGTGATCCGCAAGCCGTTGTGTTTATCGAAGAGCATCCAGACCGCTCCGAGGCTTGCCAGCGTGAATATAAAATCAAGAGTTAG
- a CDS encoding acyl-CoA desaturase — MAEVERVTFNNSTSREFSQTVKQRVNQYFEERNLSKHANTQMVIKTIIMLTLYFGPYALIMSGSFSLGAMWFLTFVMGIGMAGIGFSVSHDALHGAYSSNKHINRALGYTFDLVGANGYIWKITHNIIHHTYTNIHEHDEDLEVAEFIRLSPHSEYKSIHRIQHILAFFAYSLSTFFWVFIKDYKHFAKDNIGPYENKTHPMSEWIILFVTKALYYTYMLVLPLLLLDISWVHLLIGFTTLHLTAGLTVGIVFQLAHVVEGTDHPLPDEDNMIDEHWMIHEMVTTNNFARDNKALCWFVGGLNFQIEHHLFPRICSVHYPAISHIVEKTAKEFDIPYNQHDTFFEAVASHYRTLKKFGDPEFTYSEAHT; from the coding sequence ATGGCAGAGGTAGAACGAGTAACGTTTAATAACAGTACCAGCAGGGAATTCAGTCAAACGGTAAAGCAGCGGGTTAATCAATATTTTGAGGAGCGTAATCTCTCAAAACATGCTAACACCCAGATGGTTATTAAAACCATTATAATGTTAACGCTTTATTTTGGACCATATGCGTTAATTATGTCGGGTTCATTTTCTCTCGGAGCTATGTGGTTTTTGACCTTTGTAATGGGCATTGGCATGGCGGGTATTGGTTTTTCTGTATCACATGATGCCTTGCATGGAGCTTACTCTTCCAATAAGCATATTAATCGCGCATTGGGATATACGTTTGACCTGGTTGGAGCAAATGGCTACATCTGGAAGATAACACACAACATAATCCATCACACCTATACCAATATTCACGAACACGACGAGGACTTGGAGGTGGCCGAGTTTATTCGCCTCTCACCCCATTCAGAGTATAAATCAATCCACCGCATACAACATATTTTGGCCTTTTTTGCGTACAGCCTTTCCACATTTTTCTGGGTGTTTATTAAAGATTACAAGCATTTTGCAAAGGATAACATTGGCCCGTACGAGAACAAAACGCATCCCATGAGCGAGTGGATTATCCTGTTTGTTACCAAGGCTCTTTATTATACCTATATGCTGGTGCTGCCGTTGCTTTTACTTGATATCTCGTGGGTTCATTTGTTGATTGGATTTACAACGCTTCACCTGACGGCTGGCTTGACTGTTGGCATTGTTTTTCAACTCGCGCATGTTGTCGAGGGAACGGATCATCCGCTCCCGGACGAAGATAATATGATTGATGAACACTGGATGATTCACGAAATGGTGACGACCAATAATTTTGCGCGTGATAACAAGGCATTATGCTGGTTTGTTGGTGGACTGAATTTCCAAATTGAGCACCATCTTTTCCCCAGAATATGTAGCGTGCACTATCCGGCCATTAGCCATATTGTTGAAAAAACGGCTAAAGAGTTTGATATCCCCTATAACCAGCACGATACCTTTTTTGAAGCAGTGGCCTCCCATTATCGGACACTCAAAAAGTTTGGTGACCCGGAATTTACCTATTCCGAAGCCCATACTTAA
- a CDS encoding DUF2231 domain-containing protein has protein sequence MELIPHWAPNLHPIIVHFPIAIILLAVLMDFLNFFLPDNWWDDIKSTILYSIGALSGIAAYYTGTWAADSIFVPTGAQSVLNEHSDWAVWTVWFFGIYVMLRIALHWYQKMDPRPIRIALFVLALPGVFLLYETGDHGAEMVFGYGAGTGQLLQQQNIDSMTTDSLQENESTFTVHDNGDWTWEIGPNGVSTLLTEFEWLEGGIQALRPTIRSNNKNHVLQLNPNSSPNFYISKETYQNVQVDYYVDMSNFEGDISLVNHVQDAKNYDFVMLSSDGMISQGRVRNGEREIFEESKYSASGIMFIRTVANGTHFRGYINKEMVVHGHGDAPQAGKIGVRLNGSGSIIIDKISLTQL, from the coding sequence ATGGAACTGATTCCTCACTGGGCTCCAAACCTGCACCCCATTATCGTTCACTTTCCAATTGCTATTATCCTATTAGCCGTGTTGATGGATTTTCTCAACTTCTTTCTGCCAGACAACTGGTGGGATGACATAAAATCAACAATCCTGTATAGCATTGGAGCCCTTTCAGGAATTGCCGCTTACTACACTGGAACATGGGCCGCTGATAGTATCTTTGTCCCCACCGGAGCCCAATCCGTCCTAAACGAACATTCAGATTGGGCGGTATGGACCGTGTGGTTTTTTGGGATATACGTGATGTTGAGAATTGCCCTGCACTGGTACCAAAAGATGGACCCTCGACCTATTCGCATTGCGTTATTTGTACTTGCCTTGCCGGGAGTGTTCTTGCTCTACGAAACCGGTGATCATGGTGCTGAGATGGTCTTCGGTTACGGCGCCGGAACCGGACAGCTTTTGCAACAACAAAACATTGACTCCATGACAACGGATAGCTTACAAGAAAATGAATCTACATTTACTGTCCATGATAATGGGGATTGGACCTGGGAGATTGGTCCTAATGGCGTTAGTACCCTGCTCACAGAATTTGAGTGGTTAGAAGGTGGGATTCAGGCTCTTCGTCCCACGATACGAAGCAATAATAAAAATCATGTGCTACAGCTAAATCCTAATTCTTCCCCTAACTTCTATATCAGCAAGGAAACGTATCAAAATGTACAAGTCGATTATTATGTAGATATGTCGAATTTCGAGGGCGATATATCGTTGGTTAACCACGTACAGGATGCCAAAAATTATGATTTTGTGATGCTGTCATCCGACGGCATGATATCCCAGGGAAGAGTCCGTAATGGAGAGCGCGAGATATTCGAAGAGAGTAAATACTCCGCCTCGGGGATAATGTTCATTCGCACAGTTGCCAACGGAACTCATTTTAGGGGATATATCAACAAAGAAATGGTTGTGCATGGACATGGAGATGCACCCCAAGCCGGAAAGATAGGCGTACGCCTCAACGGCAGCGGATCCATTATTATTGATAAGATATCCCTAACGCAACTGTAG
- a CDS encoding N-acetyltransferase, with protein MTDKLTIRPEKERDIKQINIVIESAFKNHPYSNQTEHLLVSDLRDNDALSISLVAVTNQIIVGHIAFSEISINRDHQNWYGLAPVSVTPDYQNQGIGSALITEGLDQLKSLGANGCVLVGEPNFYKQFGFHHHDKLFCDGIPKKYFLVKSFNHHPPSGEITYHRTFSTYN; from the coding sequence ATGACTGATAAACTAACGATCCGCCCAGAAAAAGAACGTGATATAAAACAAATAAATATTGTTATAGAATCAGCTTTTAAAAATCATCCTTATAGCAATCAAACAGAACACCTGTTGGTTTCAGACTTGCGAGATAACGATGCTCTTTCAATTTCTTTAGTAGCTGTAACTAATCAAATAATTGTAGGCCACATTGCCTTTTCAGAGATCTCAATTAATAGAGACCATCAAAACTGGTATGGTCTTGCTCCTGTGTCAGTAACTCCTGACTACCAAAACCAAGGCATTGGGTCAGCATTAATCACAGAAGGACTCGACCAATTAAAATCCCTTGGTGCTAATGGATGTGTATTAGTAGGTGAACCGAACTTTTATAAGCAATTTGGATTTCACCATCATGATAAGCTATTCTGTGATGGAATCCCCAAGAAATATTTTCTCGTAAAATCTTTCAACCATCACCCTCCTTCGGGAGAAATTACCTACCACCGTACCTTTTCCACATACAACTAA